One Syngnathus acus chromosome 13, fSynAcu1.2, whole genome shotgun sequence genomic window carries:
- the hip1 gene encoding huntingtin-interacting protein 1 isoform X2, which translates to MDLSKIAVSINKAINTQEVAVKEKHARTCILGTHHEKGAHTFWAAVNRLPLSSNAVLCWKFCHVFHKLLRDGHPNVIKDSMRNKADLTDMSRMWGHLSEGYGKLCSIYLKLLITKMEFHIKNPRFPGNLQMSNRQLEEAGENDVNNFFQLTVEMFDYLECELNLFLGVFSSLDMSRSVSVTAAGQCRLAPLIQVILDSSHLYDYTVKLLFKLHSCLPADTLQGHRDRFQEQFKKLKSLFYRSSNLQYFKRLIQIPQLPENPPNFLRASALSEHISPVVVIPAESSSPESEHMVETDDLVDTDLPVLPAPVETKFDDLFGTSAAIDPFNFNNQNGMRKDDKDRLIEQLTREIQALKDELEAFRLESGRLCQALRGRVNELEAELAEQSHLRLQAAGESEFLKAELDDLRRVRQDTEKEQRSLTEIEKKAQANEQRYTKLKEKYTELVQGHAELLRKNAEVTRQMTVARVAQDEIDAVRKEMQDKVKAAQDFVDRQERAQREHVGELQRELESSRAELDSLKITMGSSQQSNEVLGTQLAAMESQKAVLVESLSKVETELAVQGQELERLQSSLASERETGVKTAEALQNQLNDKESREQALESQLVAARWSSLQGAVEEAEKIIQDSLAQMDDPAHISCTSSADYLASRCQASLDCVERLHPARDAFLADDTGVSQLLKVVTQCGHLVGDTIVQGSATSHMVPVEQADALSESVKACGAEALLLLGRMKKKEDITKADNRKLKEALQSILASAEKLRPRGLELQQGELGDLVEQEMAATSAAVESAAARIEEMLNKSRAVDTGIKMEVNERILASCTQLMTAIKALVLSSKDLQRDIVESGRGAASTKEFYAKNSRWTEGLISASKAVGWGATVMVDAADLVVQGKGKFEELMVCSREIAASTAQLVAASKVKADKDSTNLHRLQHASRGVTQATAAVVASTKSGQSQIEDKDTMDFSSMTLTQIKRQEMDAQVLVLELETRLQKERERLGELRKKHYELAGVAEGWGGDEEG; encoded by the exons GGTCACCTGAGTGAAGGCTACGGGAAGCTCTGCAGCATCTACCTCAAACTGCTCATCACCAAAATGGAGTTCCACATTAAA AATCCTCGGTTCCCTGGCAACCTGCAGATGTCAAACAGACAACTTGAAGAGGCAGGAGAAAATGATGTCAACAACTT CTTTCAATTAACAGTGGAGATGTTTGATTACCTCGAGTGTGAACTCAACCTCTTCCTTGGAG TATTCAGCTCGCTAGATATGTCTCGGTCAGTTTCAGTGACTGCTGCAGGCCAATGTCGTCTGGCTCCGCTCATTCAAGTCATCTTGGACTCCAGCCACCTATACGACTACACAGTCAAGCTGCTGTTTAAACTGCACTCAT GCCTTCCAGCAGACACTCTCCAAGGCCACCGAGATCGCTTTCAGGAACAGTTTAAGAA GTTAAAGAGTCTGTTTTATCGCTCCAGTAACTTGCAGTACTTCAAGCGGTTGATTCAGATTCCACAGTTGCCTGAG AATCCTCCAAACTTCCTGCGTGCATCTGCGCTGTCAGAGCACATCAGCCCCGTGGTTGTAATCCCCGCCGAGTCGTCTTCTCCAGAGTCGGAACATATGGTGGAAACTGACGATCTGGTGGACACAGACCTCCCCGTCCTTCCG GCTCCAGTGGAGACAAAATTTGATGACCTCTTTGGCACCTCTGCTGCAATTGACCCCTTCAACTTCAACAATCAGAATGGAATGCGCAAGGATGATAA AGACCGACTGATTGAACAGCTGACAAGGGAGATCCAGGCCCTTAAGGATGAGTTGGAAGCATTCCGATTGGAG AGTGGACGCTTATGTCAGGCTTTGAGGGGCCGTGTCAATGAGCTGGAGGCAGAGCTAGCAGAGCAGAGTCACCTCCGGCTACAGGCAGCAGGGGAGAGTGAGTTCCTGAAAGCGGAGCTTGATGACCTGAGGAGGGTCAGGCAAGACACAGAGAAAGAGCAGCGGAGTCTGACCGAGATAGAAA AAAAAGCTCAAGCTAATGAGCAACGCTACACCAAGCTGAAGGAGAAGTACACCGAGTTGGTACAAGGTCATGCTGAATTGCTGAGGAAG AATGCAGAGGTGACCCGGCAGATGACGGTGGCTCGGGTAGCGCAGGATGAAATAGATGCAGTGAGGAAAGAGATGCAGGACAAGGTGAAGGCCGCTCAAGATTTTGTAGACAGACAG GAACGAGCGCAGCGGGAGCACGTTGGAGAGTTGCAGAGagagctggagtccagcaggGCCGAGCTGGATTCCCTCAAGATCACCATGGGCTCCTCACAACAG TCCAACGAGGTGCTCGGCACTCAACTAGCTGCAATGGAATCTCAGAAAGCAGTACTCGTTGAGTCATTGTCCAAAGTGGAGACGGAGCTTGCCGTTCAAGGGCAGGAGCTTGAGCGTCTACAAAGTTCATTGGCCAGTGAAAGGGAAACTGGTGTGAAGACAGCCGAAGCTCTGCAAAATCAACTTAATGACAAG GAGAGCAGGGAGCAGGCGTTAGAGAGCCAACTAGTTGCAGCCCGCTGGTCCAGTCTGCAGGGGGCTGTTGAAGAAGCAGAGAAGATCATCCAAGACTCACTGGCCCAGATGGATGACCCAGCCCACATCAGCTGCACTAGCTCAGCAG ACTACCTGGCATCCAGATGTCAAGCATCCTTAGACTGTGTGGAGCGGCTCCATCCTGCCAGAGACGCCTTTCTAGCCGATGACACAG GTGTCTCTCAGTTGCTTAAAGTGGTGACTCAATGTGGCCACCTAGTGGGCGACACCATTGTTCAGGGCAGTGCCACCTCTCACATGGTGCCTGTGGAGCAGGCTGATg CTCTTTCAGAAAGTGTGAAGGCGTGTGGTGCTGAGGCTCTGCTTTTGTTGGGCCGCATGAAAAAGAAGGAAGACATAACAAAAGCAGACAACCGCAAGCTAAAGGAGGCACTCCAGTCCATATTGGCCTCCGCAGAG AAACTGCGTCCTCGGGGTCTGGAACTGCAGCAGGGAGAGCTGGGAGATCTAGTGGAGCAAGAAATGGCAGCCACATCTGCAGCTGTGGAATCAGCTGCTGCAAggatagag GAAATGCTCAACAAGTCTCGAGCCGTTGATACAGGCATCAAGATGGAGGTCAATGAGag GATCTTAGCTTCGTGTACACAATTGATGACAGCCATCAAGGCACTTGTTCTGTCCTCCAAAGATCTGCAAAGGGACATTGTAGAGAGTGGCAGG GGCGCAGCATCCACTAAGGAATTTTATGCCAAGAATTCCCGTTGGACCGAGGGCCTGATTTCTGCTTCCAAAGCGGTTGGATGGGGCGCCACTGTCATGGT GGATGCGGCTGATCTTGTGGTGCAGGGAAAAGGGAAGTTTGAGGAGTTGATGGTGTGTTCCCGTGAAATTGCAGCCAGCACAGCCCAACTTGTTGCTGCTTCAAAG GTTAAAGCGGACAAAGACAGTACCAACTTGCACCGCCTGCAGCATGCATCCCGAGGCGTCACCCAGGCAACTGCCGCTGTTGTGGCCTCCACCAAGTCTGGGCAGTCCCAAATTGAAGACAAAG ATACAATGGATTTCTCGAGCATGACTCTCACACAGATCAAGCGACAAGAGATGGACGCCCAG GTTCTGGTGTTGGAGCTGGAGACGCGTCTGCAGAAGGAGCGCGAGCGTCTCGGGGAGCTGAGGAAGAAACACTATGAGCTAGCAGGGGTAGCGGAGGGCTGGGGGGGCGATGAGGAGG GTTAA